AAGAAAATTAGCTCTCATGATTCTTTTGGAGGACCAGAATGAGCAAAAGTAAAGGATACGCAAGAATAGAATTCATTGCCAATTTAGATGAGATAAAGGCTCTTCATAAAAAGGGATTCAACAAAAAGATGATCTACGAGCACTTGATTGAAGAGCGCAAGATAACAATGAGTTACCAATGTTTTTGTTCGTATAATCTTGATGGACTGCGCAAAAAACACCTCTCCTATAATCCTGAGCAACAGGGAAAAGAACAGAACCCGCTCGCGGTTAAAGAAAAGGAAAAGACATGGCAACAATAAACATGATTCTGCAAGGCAAAGGCGGGGTAGGTAAAAGCCTTATAGCCAGCCTGCTGACCCAATATTTTTTGGAATCAGGAAAGGAAATCTCCTGCGTAGACACAGATCCCATCAATGCGACATTTGCCGGTTATAAAGAATTTGATGTCACTGCACTGAATATTATGGATAAGGAAGACATTGATCCTAGAAAATTTGACAAGCTAGTTGAGCTAATGCTGGCCCTTTCCGGTGATGAAGAAATGGTCATTGATAACGGTGCAGCCACCTTTGTTCCTCTTGCAAGCTATCTTGCCGGAAACAAAGTTTTCGAGATGCTCGAAGAAAGTGAAATTCAAATCAACCTGCACACAGTGATTACCGGCGGACAAGCCCTGCCGGACACACTTGGTGGCTTAAATTCACTGTTCAAAACATTCGATGTCCCCATCTATGTTTGGCTAAACAACTACTTCGGCCCCATCAACGGGAATGACAGGAATTTCGAAGAATTTACGGTCTACCGTGAGAACACTCACCGCATAGCCGCATTGATCCGCCTTCCCCAGAAGAAAAAGGAAACCTTCGGTAGAGACCTTGAAAACCTACTCACCGCGAAAATGTCGTTTGACGAAGCGCAGGAAAGCACGCTTCCGATTATGACCCGGCAGCGGCTGAAGATGATCTGGAAAGAAGTTCAGCAGGAACTTTCTAACAGCGGGCTTTAGCAACGGTATGTCTGACCAGATTTCTGAAAATGCCCCCCTCACCATTCAGGGCGTGCGCGACTTGATTGCTGAAAAGCACGATGTGCTGCTTGATGAGAATGATCCCATTCTCATAGCTGTGACCATGCACCGCGCCGCCCTGAATGAGTATGAATTGCTCTTGACCGACCATCAGCAAAAGCTTTCCGCTGACATGTCCGGGCATGTTGCTGCTTTTGCTGCCGAGGTGCGCAAGTCCACCAACAGTTTGTTGAGCAAAGCGGTCAAAGCCAACATCGATAATTGTCTGGCCCAAATCAGCGAGCATGAAAAGCAGATGAGCCGTTTTATCAGCTCAATCCGGGCCATGGCGATTTTCGCCGGGGTTCTTTTCGGGTTGTCTATTGCCGTTTCAGTCTCAGTCATTGTGTGGGGTTCGTGATGGATGAACGGCTTGTTAGAAACCTGCTGCACAACATGGGACCGGTCATTGTCGGGGCACTTGAGGATGAACAGGTCGTTGAAATCATGGTCAACCCGGACGGCAAGCTCTGGATTGAAAAGCTCGGTGAAGAAATGTTTATCGCCGATACTCTAGCTTCCAGCCAGACCGCCATGATCATTTCATTGGTTGCCAGTGCGCTGGACACTACCGTCACCGACAAGAATCCCATCATTGAGGGCGAGCTTCCCCCTGAAAAACCGCTCAACGGCAGTCGTTTTGAAGGTCTGTATCCGCCGGTCGTGCGCAGTGCTTCTTTTACCATCAGGAAAAAGGCCAGCCGGGTCATTCCTCTTGAAGACTACGTGGTCAGCGGGATCATGACTCTTGAAGTCATGAAAGGAACGCTGGCCGCCGTGAAGGATAAGAAAAATATTGTCGTTATTGGCGGGACCGGTTCCGGCAAAACCACGCTGGTCAACGGCATTATCAAATCAATTTCTGAAGTCTCCCCTGCTGACCGGCTGGTCATTATCGAAGACACTGCGGAGCTGCAAAGCCAGTCACGCAATTCAATTTTTCTGCACACAACTCCGTACACCTCCATCCAGTCATTGGTCCGGGCGACAATGAGGCTTCGCCCGGACCGGATACTTGTGGGTGAGGTGCGCGGAGGCGAAGCCCTCGACCTGCTCAAGGCTTGGAACACCGGACATCCCGGCGGCATTGCCACAGTTCACGCCAACTCTGCGGCAGAAGGTCTGCTGCGTATTGAGCAACTTATCTCGGAAGCATCCACCTCGCCCATGCCGCAACTGATCGGCTCGGCAATGGACTTTCTGATTTTCATCCGCCGTACCCGCAAGGGCCGGACTGTTTCCGAAGTGGCGGAAGTAATCGGATATGACCCCGTAAATCAAAAATACATCATGGAGTACCTCTACGATGAAAACAAATAAGCACAAATATCTACCCCTGCTGGCAATGCTCATGCTGACCGCTCTGCCTGACGCGGCTTTTGCTTCCAACTCAATCAATGAACTCAGCACGCCTATGGAAATGGTGGTCGGTACAATCACCGGACCTGTTGGCCGCTGGATCTGCATCGGCGGTATGGGGATCTCCGGCATCGCTTTCATCATGAAAAGGGAAGAACTTGAGGGAGGATTCAAGACCCTGCTCAAGACCGTATTCGGCATGTCATTTGTTGCGCTGGCCGCATCAATTGTCGATTCAATTTTCAGCTTCTCCGGGGCAGTAGTATGAGTGAAAGAAAAATTCCCATTCACGCTTCCCTGTACCGGCCTTCGCTGGTCATGGGTGCCGAGCGCGAACCGCTGCTTTATTCTGCGCTGTTCGCCATCTTGATCGCCCTTGGAGGATTCACTCTCTACGCTGGCGGTGCTGCCCTTATATTCTGGGTTGTAACGGTCTTCGTTTTGCAAAAGACCGCCAACTTTGATCCGCAGCTTTCCAAGATCGGCCTGTGCCATTTCAATCAGCAAAACTTTTACGCTGCCCGTTCAACTCCATGGCAGATCGGCGGAGCAAAGCTGAAATGATTGCGCTCAAAGATTACCGTCACAAGCCCAAAGGACTCTCGGATCTGCTGCCTTACGCGGCCATGGTTAATAACGGCGTGCTGCTCTGCAAAGACGGCTCGCTCATGACCGGCTGGAAATTCCGCGCTCAGGATACAGCTTCCAGCACTGCGGAAGAACTGGCCGTTGTCAGCAACCGTGTAAACAGCGGCATCAAAAACCTTGATTCCGGCTGGATGCTGCACGTTGAGGCCATCCGCTCAACTGCAACTGAATACCCTCACGCCGGGACAAGTTTTTTCCCGGATTTCGTCACTCAGGCCATTGAAGATGAAAGGAGAAATATCTTTGAATCTGCCGGGACATTTTATTCCACTGAGACTTACCTGATCATCACTTATAAGCCGGAATTCTTAACCCAGAAGTTAAGCAACCTTGCTTATGAAAATTCCGCTACCGTCAATCATCTTGAAAAGGCTCTGGAAAAATTCCTGACTGTTGCACAGGAGCTGGAAGATTCCCTTTCGCTCTCAATGGAACTGACTCACCTTGCAGACATTGAGTTCCCGGACGAGCACGGAAACGTACATACATATTCAACTTTTCTGTCGCTGCTGAATAAATGCCTTACCGGTGAAGAGCATCCGATACTGCTGCCAAAAATTCCCATGTATCTTGATGCTCTTCTCGGCGGGCAGGATTTGACCGGCGGCTTGCAGCCCAGCATCGGCGGCAGGTTCATCAAGGTTTTGGCGGTGGACGGCTTTCCGCCGGATAGCTGGCCGTCCATGCTTTCCAATTTTGAATCCCTGCCCATTGAATACAGGTTCTCCACCCGCTTCATCTGCATGGATCAGTATGAGGCCCAGCAGGAACTTGAGAAGTATAGAAAGACTTGGTCGCAGCAGATTTATAAAATATGGGATCAGCTCAAGGACAACGCAAACGCCAAGGAAAACAGGGACGCCAAAAGCATGGCTGATGATGCAGAGCAGGCCATTGAAGAACTTCAGTCCGGGCTGGTCGGTGCCGGTTTCTACACTGCCGTCATTGTCCTGATGAGCTACGATTTGGGTGAGCTTGAAGAAAACACTAGAGAGCTGCGCCGTAAACTGCTTGATCAGGGTTTCCCCAGCCGCATTGAAGGAATCAACGCGCTTGAAGCGTGGCTCGGATCACATCCCGGAAATTCCTACGCCAACGTGCGCCGCCCAATCATCAACACCATGAATCTGGCAGACCTGCTGCCGCTGGCAACAATCTGGGCTGGCCGGGAACATAACCCTTCAGACAAGTTTCCGCCTTCCTCGCCGCCGCTTATGTACTGCGCCACCAACGGCTCAACACCGTTCAGGCTGAACCTGCATGTGAGCGACATCGGCCATACCTTGATTTTCGGGCCTACCGGTGCGGGTAAATCCACATTGCTAGGAATTCTGGCAGCCCAGTTCCGCCGCTATCAGAAGGCCACCATTTTTGCTTTTGACAAGGGCAAATCAATGCTCCCGCTCTGTCTGGGGGCTGGCGGATCTCATTATGAAATCGCTGCTGACGATTCGCTTTTGTCCTTTGCTCCGCTCCAGCACGTCGACTCGGATGCTGAACAGAGCTGGGCGGAAGAATGGATCGAAACTTTGGCGACCATGCAGGGCTTGAACGTGCTTCCGGCCCACAGAAACGCCATTCACATCGCCATGTCCATGATCAGGAATAACCCTGAACACATGCGTTCCATGACCGACTTCTACCACAGCCTGCAAAACGAAGAACTGCGCGAGGCCATCAAACATTACACCGGAGAAGGAGCCATGGGCAGACTGCTTGATGCCAGCTCTGACGATCTCGGCATTTCGGATTTCATGGTCTTTGAAATCGAGGAGCTTATGAACCTCGGTGACAAGAACATCATTCCGGTCCTGCTCTACTTGTTTCACCGCATTGAAAAAGCACTGAGCGGCCAGCCCGCTCTGCTCATCCTTGATGAAGCATGGATCATGCTCGGCCATAAGGTTTTCAGGGAAAAAATCCGGGAATGGCTCAAGGTTCTGCGAAAGGCCAACTGTGCGGTGGTTTTGGCGACACAATCCCTTTCAGATGCAAGCCGTTCCGGGATTCTGGATGTGCTGGTGGAATCCTGTCCGACCAAGATCTACCTGCCCAATCCGGCGGCAATTCAGGAAGCCCAGTACAAGCTTTATCAGGGTCTGGGACTCAACTCACGCCAGATTGAAATCATCGCTTCGGCCACTCCCAAGCGCGACTACTACGTGGTTTCCCCGGAAGGTCGACGGCTCATTGAGCTGGCACTCGGCCCGGTCGCGCTTTCGTTTGTAGGGGCGTCCGACAAGGCGAGTCTGGCCCGGATAAAAAAATTGGCCAGCGAGCACGGAGCTGACTGGCCTGAACATTGGTTGAATGATAAAATTGGAGATTTCAAATGAGCTACAAAAACACCTTATATCCGACATTAAGTGCTTCACCGAGTCGCTTAGCCATGGCTTTGCCGATGGGCCGCTTGTCATTTTCCATTTCGGAAATATGCCTGCGGGCGATGCCCATTTTATCAGCAAGCTGCTGCTGGGTCATTTCTTCCTTGTATCTGGCTCCGCGCAAAAGGCGTCCTGTTGAAGACTCTCCGAAAACATCTTCAATGCTGAAAAGTTCTTCGCCTTCGTCGTTCAACTCCCTGACGTCAAGCCCGGCCAGCTTCCAGAAAGCCTTGCTGGCCTCAAGAATCTTGGCTGCATCCTTGGCAGGAACTCGCACACAGATATCAACTGATCCTTCGGTAGTCTGCTTTCTCGTGACTTCCAACATAACGCACCTCTATGAGTTTTACGCCCTGCTCGCTCTCCTTCCAGACAGCGACATAGCGCGGCTTACCTTTATTCAGATGACAATGGTAGAATCCCGGTTTGCCTTTAAGCTTGCCATAATTTTGCCAGCCTTCACGGACAGGTCCATGCACCTGAATTTCATTAAGCAAAAAATGCAAAGCCTCTGCAATGTTTTCAGGGAGGAGCCGAACCTGCTTCCGGGCCTTGCCGGTGATTTTAACGATCCATGCCATGAACCAATTGTACTATTTTTTGATACCATGTCAACAAACCGGAGAATTGAAAAATGAAATCCGTAATACTCAGCTTAGTATTTGTATTTACGATGCTTTCTCATGCCAGTGCCATGACCGTGACTTGCGTCAATTGCAGTGACAGATTCTTGCAGGCTCTGGAGCGGGTCACAAACATTGAACAACTCGAATCAATGTGGCGGACCTACAAGGAAGAAATGATGCAGACCCAGCAGCAAATCATGATGGTGCAGCAAAATATCCAGCAGTACACCAATATGGTTCGGAACACGATTCGCTTGCCGTTTGCCATCAAAAACAGCGTCATCCGGGACTTTAAAAGACTGGCCCAGCTTTCAAAGAATCTGGTCAGCACCGTGGGCGATATTGAGGTTCTGGACGGCATTTACGAAGCCCAGTACCCGGACTTCAACTCCGCCAAAAGACTGGTCGGGCAGCCCAACGCCAAGTTCACCAAGAAGTATAAGGAATACTGGTCCAAATGGTCTGAAAGAGTCGATGCGGCCACCAAGGCCACATTCAAACTTTCCGGCAGTCAGTTGCAGGAGATCAGCGATTCTGCGGAATTTAATTCCTACATTGAAGGTCTGCTCAGCACGCCGGAAGGACGCATGCAGGCACTTGAAGCGGCCAACCAGCTCAGCAGTGTTCAGATTCAGGAAATCCGCAAGCTTCGTGCGCTGCTGGCGACCCAGATTCAGAATCAGTCCATGATCGAGGCCAAGAAGGAAAAGGATCAGCAAATTCTGCGACAGGACAGCGAAAAATTCTTTGCCCCGACCTACGGCGAAGCCTGTAAAAAAGAAGCTGGCCCGGAGCCGCTCGGATTCTAGCCATGACTACTGCAAACCATCACATAATTTTGTGGGCAGGCTTTGTCCTGATTCTGCTGCTAATCGTGTTCATGGGAGCTGATGCCCATGCTGCGACTTCAGCCACAGACGACACGCAGATACTCTCCCGCATCGCCACAGAATTCCATGCCAAGGCCGGTAAATGGGAAGGCTTGCTGACCGAACACGCCAAGGTTCTGTTCAGGATTCTCCTGATTCTGGATGTCTGCTTTCTGGGTATCCGCGTAGCCACCAAGCAGACCGAAGTAGACGAAGCACTGGCTGAATTCATCATGCTCATTCTCTACGCCGGGCTGATGTTTGCTATACTCATTTATTACAAGGAATGGACCAACCAGATCATTATCGGACTGAGCAAAACAGCACAGGAACTTGGAGCACCGCCGGTGACGGCAGGCAGCATTTTTCTGGCCGGTGTTCAGGTCTTCGACACCATGCTTGCAAGCATGAGCTGGGACATCGCAAAATCCGCCGGACTGGTGCTGGTTGCCATTGCCATCTGCATCAGCTTCTCCATGATTGCCGCGCAGGTAATTCTCGTAAAATGTGAGGCTTACATCGTCCTCAACGCGGGAATCATCCTGCTGGGATTTAGTGGTTCCAAAATCACCCGCGATTACGCCATCAACTTCATCAAGTATGCCTTCTCGGTGGCGATGAAACTGTTCACCATGCAGCTTCTGATCTCGCTGAGCATTGATTTTATCAACGGATTCCATAAGCCGGAAATCAATTTTGCGGAAGTGCTCGTCATTCTCGGGGCGTCAATCGTCATTCTGGCCCTGACCATGTCCATCCCGGACATCATTTCAGGTCTCATCAATGGACCGCTCTCATCTTCAGGCAGGTATCTGACCTCTGCCGTCACAGCGGTAAGCAGCAGTACAAGCACTGTTGTGA
The sequence above is a segment of the Desulfovibrio sp. JC022 genome. Coding sequences within it:
- a CDS encoding TraK family protein encodes the protein MSKSKGYARIEFIANLDEIKALHKKGFNKKMIYEHLIEERKITMSYQCFCSYNLDGLRKKHLSYNPEQQGKEQNPLAVKEKEKTWQQ
- a CDS encoding conjugal transfer protein TraL is translated as MATINMILQGKGGVGKSLIASLLTQYFLESGKEISCVDTDPINATFAGYKEFDVTALNIMDKEDIDPRKFDKLVELMLALSGDEEMVIDNGAATFVPLASYLAGNKVFEMLEESEIQINLHTVITGGQALPDTLGGLNSLFKTFDVPIYVWLNNYFGPINGNDRNFEEFTVYRENTHRIAALIRLPQKKKETFGRDLENLLTAKMSFDEAQESTLPIMTRQRLKMIWKEVQQELSNSGL
- the trbB gene encoding P-type conjugative transfer ATPase TrbB, with the protein product MDERLVRNLLHNMGPVIVGALEDEQVVEIMVNPDGKLWIEKLGEEMFIADTLASSQTAMIISLVASALDTTVTDKNPIIEGELPPEKPLNGSRFEGLYPPVVRSASFTIRKKASRVIPLEDYVVSGIMTLEVMKGTLAAVKDKKNIVVIGGTGSGKTTLVNGIIKSISEVSPADRLVIIEDTAELQSQSRNSIFLHTTPYTSIQSLVRATMRLRPDRILVGEVRGGEALDLLKAWNTGHPGGIATVHANSAAEGLLRIEQLISEASTSPMPQLIGSAMDFLIFIRRTRKGRTVSEVAEVIGYDPVNQKYIMEYLYDENK
- a CDS encoding TrbC/VirB2 family protein; the protein is MKTNKHKYLPLLAMLMLTALPDAAFASNSINELSTPMEMVVGTITGPVGRWICIGGMGISGIAFIMKREELEGGFKTLLKTVFGMSFVALAASIVDSIFSFSGAVV
- the trbD gene encoding conjugal transfer protein TrbD, translated to MSERKIPIHASLYRPSLVMGAEREPLLYSALFAILIALGGFTLYAGGAALIFWVVTVFVLQKTANFDPQLSKIGLCHFNQQNFYAARSTPWQIGGAKLK
- a CDS encoding VirB4 family type IV secretion/conjugal transfer ATPase — protein: MIALKDYRHKPKGLSDLLPYAAMVNNGVLLCKDGSLMTGWKFRAQDTASSTAEELAVVSNRVNSGIKNLDSGWMLHVEAIRSTATEYPHAGTSFFPDFVTQAIEDERRNIFESAGTFYSTETYLIITYKPEFLTQKLSNLAYENSATVNHLEKALEKFLTVAQELEDSLSLSMELTHLADIEFPDEHGNVHTYSTFLSLLNKCLTGEEHPILLPKIPMYLDALLGGQDLTGGLQPSIGGRFIKVLAVDGFPPDSWPSMLSNFESLPIEYRFSTRFICMDQYEAQQELEKYRKTWSQQIYKIWDQLKDNANAKENRDAKSMADDAEQAIEELQSGLVGAGFYTAVIVLMSYDLGELEENTRELRRKLLDQGFPSRIEGINALEAWLGSHPGNSYANVRRPIINTMNLADLLPLATIWAGREHNPSDKFPPSSPPLMYCATNGSTPFRLNLHVSDIGHTLIFGPTGAGKSTLLGILAAQFRRYQKATIFAFDKGKSMLPLCLGAGGSHYEIAADDSLLSFAPLQHVDSDAEQSWAEEWIETLATMQGLNVLPAHRNAIHIAMSMIRNNPEHMRSMTDFYHSLQNEELREAIKHYTGEGAMGRLLDASSDDLGISDFMVFEIEELMNLGDKNIIPVLLYLFHRIEKALSGQPALLILDEAWIMLGHKVFREKIREWLKVLRKANCAVVLATQSLSDASRSGILDVLVESCPTKIYLPNPAAIQEAQYKLYQGLGLNSRQIEIIASATPKRDYYVVSPEGRRLIELALGPVALSFVGASDKASLARIKKLASEHGADWPEHWLNDKIGDFK
- a CDS encoding helix-turn-helix transcriptional regulator, translating into MLEVTRKQTTEGSVDICVRVPAKDAAKILEASKAFWKLAGLDVRELNDEGEELFSIEDVFGESSTGRLLRGARYKEEMTQQQLADKMGIARRHISEMENDKRPIGKAMAKRLGEALNVGYKVFL
- a CDS encoding cytotoxic translational repressor of toxin-antitoxin stability system; translated protein: MAWIVKITGKARKQVRLLPENIAEALHFLLNEIQVHGPVREGWQNYGKLKGKPGFYHCHLNKGKPRYVAVWKESEQGVKLIEVRYVGSHEKADYRRIS
- the trbJ gene encoding P-type conjugative transfer protein TrbJ, translated to MKSVILSLVFVFTMLSHASAMTVTCVNCSDRFLQALERVTNIEQLESMWRTYKEEMMQTQQQIMMVQQNIQQYTNMVRNTIRLPFAIKNSVIRDFKRLAQLSKNLVSTVGDIEVLDGIYEAQYPDFNSAKRLVGQPNAKFTKKYKEYWSKWSERVDAATKATFKLSGSQLQEISDSAEFNSYIEGLLSTPEGRMQALEAANQLSSVQIQEIRKLRALLATQIQNQSMIEAKKEKDQQILRQDSEKFFAPTYGEACKKEAGPEPLGF
- the trbL gene encoding P-type conjugative transfer protein TrbL, giving the protein MTTANHHIILWAGFVLILLLIVFMGADAHAATSATDDTQILSRIATEFHAKAGKWEGLLTEHAKVLFRILLILDVCFLGIRVATKQTEVDEALAEFIMLILYAGLMFAILIYYKEWTNQIIIGLSKTAQELGAPPVTAGSIFLAGVQVFDTMLASMSWDIAKSAGLVLVAIAICISFSMIAAQVILVKCEAYIVLNAGIILLGFSGSKITRDYAINFIKYAFSVAMKLFTMQLLISLSIDFINGFHKPEINFAEVLVILGASIVILALTMSIPDIISGLINGPLSSSGRYLTSAVTAVSSSTSTVVKGATSGMIEAKRGTDAVREASSYANTAGKTGFGKLGHMAATGINSIRENLSQSRAGGIRSSTKTQHEAYKMQFPPDSSD